A genomic stretch from Kribbella amoyensis includes:
- a CDS encoding cation acetate symporter, with amino-acid sequence MSSAMSLTAIALVIVATIGIGLFGLRISRTTSDFYVASRAVTPRWNASAISGEYLSAASFLGVAGLVIVNGADMLWFSVGYTVGYLMLLVLIAAPLRRSGAYTLPDFAETRFESAVVRRICSALVAGIGTLYLLPQLRGAGLTVQTVTGAPPAVGAALVAIIVVINVAAGGMRSITFVQAFQYWLKLTALAAPIFVILIAWRSMDHPVGVLDSLHGAGSEWAEPLSREGGRDHPLYATYSLLLALCFGTMGLPHVLVRFYTNPDGRAARRTTVVVLALLGAFYLFPPVYAVLGRSFAPDLLTSAADTVVLELPGRIFPGTVGDLLGALVAAGAFAAFLSTSSGLTVAIAGVIDQDLLRNRLHRLTGGDYLAVNSFRIAAALAIAVPYLAWNLTGSLSLADTVGLAFAVAASTFCPLLVLGIWWRRMSTVGAAAGLLVGGIAAITAVLVNVIDPPHGGWAGALIGQPAAWTMPLAFLTVIVVSKLTPHKIPAGTARSMVRLHTPEAVDVDRGFSRP; translated from the coding sequence ATGTCCTCGGCGATGAGCCTGACCGCGATCGCGCTGGTGATCGTGGCGACCATCGGGATCGGCCTGTTCGGACTCCGGATCTCCCGCACCACCAGCGATTTCTACGTCGCCAGCCGGGCCGTGACGCCGCGCTGGAACGCCTCGGCGATCAGCGGGGAGTACCTGTCCGCCGCGTCCTTCCTCGGAGTCGCGGGCCTGGTCATCGTGAACGGCGCCGACATGCTGTGGTTCTCGGTCGGCTACACCGTCGGGTACCTGATGCTACTGGTCCTGATCGCGGCCCCGCTGCGTCGTTCGGGCGCGTACACGTTGCCGGACTTCGCGGAGACCCGGTTCGAGTCGGCGGTGGTCCGGCGGATCTGCTCGGCCCTGGTCGCCGGGATCGGCACGCTGTACCTGCTCCCGCAGTTGCGCGGCGCCGGGCTCACCGTCCAGACGGTGACGGGTGCTCCCCCGGCGGTCGGGGCGGCCTTGGTCGCGATCATCGTGGTGATCAACGTGGCCGCGGGCGGGATGCGCTCGATCACGTTCGTGCAGGCGTTCCAGTACTGGCTGAAGCTGACCGCGCTGGCGGCGCCGATCTTCGTGATCCTGATCGCCTGGCGGTCGATGGACCACCCGGTCGGCGTGCTCGACTCGTTGCACGGCGCCGGGTCGGAATGGGCCGAACCGCTGTCCCGCGAAGGCGGCCGCGACCACCCGCTGTACGCGACCTATTCGTTGCTGCTGGCCCTTTGTTTCGGAACGATGGGACTGCCGCACGTCCTGGTCCGCTTCTACACGAACCCGGACGGCCGCGCGGCCCGGCGGACGACGGTCGTGGTGCTCGCGTTGCTCGGCGCCTTCTACCTCTTCCCGCCTGTGTACGCCGTGCTCGGGCGGTCGTTCGCGCCCGATCTGCTCACCAGTGCCGCGGACACGGTCGTCCTCGAACTGCCCGGCCGGATCTTCCCCGGGACGGTCGGTGACCTGCTCGGCGCGTTGGTGGCGGCGGGCGCGTTCGCCGCGTTCCTGTCCACGTCGTCGGGTCTCACCGTCGCGATCGCGGGCGTCATCGACCAGGACCTGCTGCGGAACAGACTGCACCGGCTGACCGGCGGCGACTACCTCGCCGTGAACAGCTTCCGGATCGCGGCCGCGCTCGCGATCGCGGTGCCGTACCTGGCCTGGAACCTGACCGGCTCGCTCAGTCTCGCGGACACGGTCGGCCTGGCGTTCGCGGTGGCAGCGTCGACGTTCTGCCCGTTGCTGGTGCTCGGGATCTGGTGGCGCCGGATGTCGACCGTCGGCGCCGCGGCCGGCCTGCTGGTCGGCGGGATCGCCGCGATCACCGCGGTCCTGGTGAACGTCATCGATCCACCCCACGGCGGCTGGGCCGGCGCCCTGATCGGCCAGCCCGCCGCCTGGACGATGCCGCTCGCGTTCCTCACCGTGATCGTGGTCTCCAAGCTCACCCCGCACAAGATCCCGGCCGGCACCGCCCGCAGCATGGTCCGCCTCCACACCCCCGAAGCCGTCGACGTCGATCGAGGGTTCTCCCGTCCGTGA
- a CDS encoding metallophosphoesterase family protein — protein sequence MRSVAVLADVHGVLPALEAVLAEPEVQAAETVVLAGDLASGPMPVETLDLLVGLGARALWVRGNADRELVSMARGEPVDPPDAVTPWAASQLRADQVELLAGLPTSVTVGDVLFCHATPRDDEEMVLVDSPISRWAEVFSVVPTDVRTVVCGHTHMPFARQVDRRLVVNAGSVGMPYGAPGPSWALLTADGVQLRRAPFDAEAAAERIVRESKYPGREAWVDEYVRSTYSDTEALEAFRPRAGG from the coding sequence ATGCGATCTGTTGCTGTTCTGGCCGATGTTCATGGGGTGCTGCCGGCTTTGGAGGCGGTGTTGGCCGAGCCTGAGGTTCAGGCTGCTGAGACGGTTGTGCTGGCTGGGGATCTTGCCAGTGGGCCGATGCCGGTGGAGACGTTGGACTTGCTGGTGGGGCTTGGGGCGCGGGCTTTGTGGGTTCGGGGGAATGCAGATCGGGAGTTGGTCTCGATGGCTCGCGGCGAACCTGTGGATCCGCCGGATGCCGTGACTCCTTGGGCGGCTTCGCAGTTGCGGGCTGATCAGGTGGAGTTGCTGGCTGGCCTGCCGACTTCGGTGACTGTCGGGGACGTTCTGTTCTGTCATGCGACGCCTCGGGACGACGAGGAGATGGTGCTCGTGGACAGTCCGATCTCGCGGTGGGCGGAGGTGTTCAGCGTCGTACCGACTGACGTGCGGACCGTGGTTTGTGGGCACACGCACATGCCGTTCGCGCGGCAGGTGGATCGGCGGCTCGTGGTGAACGCGGGCAGCGTCGGGATGCCGTACGGGGCGCCTGGTCCGAGCTGGGCCTTGCTCACCGCCGACGGTGTGCAGTTGAGGCGTGCACCGTTCGACGCGGAAGCTGCGGCCGAGCGGATCGTGCGGGAGTCGAAGTACCCGGGTCGCGAGGCGTGGGTCGACGAGTACGTGCGGTCCACCTATTCCGACACCGAGGCACTGGAGGCGTTCAGGCCGCGCGCCGGTGGTTGA
- a CDS encoding histidine kinase, with protein MFARRRKHFGTQADKATYATLHTASLASPSLREGLTPAAAGKASKHLRDLLGTAAIAICDGSGVLAWDGVGGPYESNHRVDAKAIAAQTLRTGRTAVLGAHDVACGDPQCPIRTAVVAPIVTEDRVVAVLLAYSPRSSAALVRATEEVARWVSGQVELAELNKERTRAMEAELRALRAQISPHFIYNALAAIASFVRTDPERARELLLEFADFSRYALRRGGEFTTLADELRNVERYLVLEQARFGERLTVSLLVAPEVLSVAIPFLVVQPLVENAVRHGLEGTTGSGRITLRAMDRGSEAEISVEDDGAGSDPEVIRAALSGESSSDSVGLGNVDARLRQVYGDAYGLVVETAVDAGTKVSFRVPKYSSGVHASA; from the coding sequence ATGTTCGCGCGGCGGCGGAAGCACTTCGGGACTCAGGCCGACAAGGCCACGTACGCGACGCTGCACACCGCGTCGCTCGCTTCCCCGAGCCTGCGGGAGGGGCTGACACCGGCCGCCGCCGGCAAGGCGAGCAAGCACCTGCGTGACCTGCTCGGCACCGCGGCCATCGCGATCTGTGACGGGTCCGGCGTCCTCGCGTGGGACGGAGTCGGCGGTCCGTACGAGTCGAACCACCGCGTCGACGCCAAGGCCATCGCAGCTCAGACCCTGCGCACCGGGCGGACCGCCGTACTCGGTGCGCACGACGTGGCCTGCGGGGACCCACAGTGTCCCATCCGTACCGCGGTGGTCGCGCCGATCGTCACGGAGGACCGCGTGGTCGCCGTCCTGCTCGCGTACAGCCCGCGTTCGTCGGCCGCGCTGGTCCGGGCGACGGAGGAGGTGGCCCGCTGGGTCTCCGGTCAGGTGGAGCTGGCCGAGCTCAACAAGGAGCGCACCCGGGCGATGGAGGCCGAGCTGCGCGCGCTCCGTGCCCAGATCAGTCCGCATTTCATCTACAACGCGCTCGCCGCGATCGCGTCGTTCGTGCGGACCGACCCGGAGCGCGCCCGGGAACTGCTGCTCGAGTTCGCCGACTTCTCCCGGTACGCACTCCGCCGGGGCGGCGAGTTCACCACGTTGGCGGACGAGCTGCGCAACGTGGAGCGGTACCTCGTCCTCGAGCAGGCGCGGTTCGGCGAACGCCTGACCGTCTCCCTGCTGGTCGCGCCCGAGGTGTTGTCGGTGGCGATCCCGTTTCTCGTCGTACAGCCGCTGGTGGAGAACGCTGTACGGCACGGGCTGGAGGGGACGACCGGGTCCGGGCGGATCACGCTGCGGGCGATGGACCGTGGGTCGGAGGCGGAGATCAGCGTGGAGGACGACGGCGCCGGCAGCGATCCCGAGGTGATCCGCGCGGCCCTGTCCGGCGAGTCCAGCAGCGACTCGGTCGGCCTCGGCAACGTGGATGCGCGGCTGCGCCAGGTGTACGGGGACGCGTACGGCCTGGTGGTGGAGACAGCGGTCGACGCGGGGACCAAGGTGAGCTTCCGCGTCCCGAAGTACTCGTCGGGCGTGCACGCGTCGGCCTGA
- a CDS encoding LytR/AlgR family response regulator transcription factor — MADTPLRALVADDEEPALAELVYLLSQDPRIGEIRTASNGPDALKILQGADLDVVFCDIKMPGLDGIDLARVLSKFASRPQIVFVTAYDEHAVAAFDLDATDYVMKPVRAERLAEAVRRVVSAGGPQVVQSPDETDDEVIPVELAGVTRFVQRSTVRYVEAQGDYARLHTGQNSHLVRVPLSTLEERWRDAGFTRIHRSTLVALAHVDEMRVDGGRCAVRVGEDWLPVSRRHTRELRDLLVRSTSLRG, encoded by the coding sequence ATGGCCGACACCCCTCTCCGCGCCTTGGTCGCCGACGACGAGGAGCCCGCTCTGGCCGAGCTGGTGTACCTGTTGTCCCAGGACCCGCGGATCGGCGAGATCAGAACTGCGTCGAACGGCCCGGACGCGCTCAAGATCCTGCAGGGCGCCGATCTCGACGTGGTGTTCTGCGACATCAAGATGCCCGGGCTCGACGGCATCGACCTGGCCCGGGTGCTGTCCAAGTTCGCCAGCCGCCCACAGATCGTCTTCGTCACCGCGTACGACGAGCACGCGGTGGCCGCGTTCGACCTGGACGCCACCGACTACGTGATGAAACCGGTCCGCGCCGAACGGCTGGCCGAGGCGGTCCGCCGGGTGGTCAGCGCGGGTGGTCCGCAGGTGGTGCAGTCACCGGACGAGACCGACGACGAGGTGATCCCGGTCGAGCTGGCCGGGGTGACCCGGTTCGTCCAGCGGTCCACGGTCCGGTACGTCGAGGCGCAGGGCGACTACGCGCGGTTGCACACGGGCCAGAACTCGCACCTCGTCCGGGTCCCGCTGAGTACGTTGGAGGAGCGCTGGCGGGACGCGGGGTTCACCCGGATCCACCGCAGCACCCTGGTCGCGCTCGCGCACGTGGACGAGATGCGGGTGGACGGCGGCCGGTGCGCGGTCCGGGTCGGGGAGGACTGGCTCCCGGTCAGCCGCCGGCACACCCGCGAACTGCGCGACCTGCTGGTCCGTTCGACGTCGCTGCGGGGCTGA